The Xenopus tropicalis strain Nigerian chromosome 7, UCB_Xtro_10.0, whole genome shotgun sequence genome includes a region encoding these proteins:
- the post6 gene encoding posterior protein, which yields MRQNCKPGYDQDVPVNFCPVTEQEVRDRELGTRPQMLSSPSLFSPQSECTRQRVDNTSIPTYRNNPSEPATLKIQDVINLTQVLGKFDTNASAISLSNKLEAVIKQYNLGNKDACALLRAWLPYQLAAELRPPVDKPSEVLADVSENWGNARDRFRELQRELWVGVIQEVQMH from the coding sequence ATGAGACAAAACTGCAAACCTGGTTACGACCAGGATGTCCCAGTAAATTTCTGCCCTGTTACTGAACAAGAGGTAAGAGATAGGGAACTAGGAACAAGGCCACAAATGTTATCTAGTCCATCTCTCTTTAGCCCCCAATCAGAATGCACCAGACAAAGAGTTGATAATACATCTATACCAACTTATAGAAATAACCCTTCTGAACCAGCAACACTCAAAATACAAGATGTTATCAATTTGACCCAAGTATTAGGAAAGTTTGATACTAATGCATCAGCCATCAGCCTTTCCAATAAACTGGAAGCTGTGATCAAACAATATAACTTGGGAAATAAGGATGCATGTGCCTTGCTTAGAGCATGGCTTCCTTATCAACTGGCTGCAGAGCTTAGGCCTCCAGTTGATAAGCCCAGTGAGGTGTTAGCTGATGTCAGTGAAAACTGGGGAAATGCCAGGGATAGGTTTAGAGAATTGCAACGTGAATTATGGGTGGGCGTGATACAAGAGGTGCAAATGCACTAG